Proteins found in one Deltaproteobacteria bacterium IMCC39524 genomic segment:
- a CDS encoding glycosyltransferase family 4 protein gives MRIWFINHYALSPESAGGTRHYDQAVQLAALGHEVTIIASSFNHWTKRDEHCREGESFRFSKHGDVSFLWLKTPAYRGSVGRLFNMLIFSRRVKSGVGSETLEKPDVIIGSSPHLFGAMAALVLARKLRVPFLAEIRDLWPQTLLDLGNISSWHPLVKIMARQERILYREADHILALMPGAVSYINQVGNIDEEKVTWLPNGVAVDQVPCDAATESKQLKVIYAGSHGVANGLDSVIMTISLLEKEELGDRFRFLFYGDGPEKERLQQMATDLSLTSIAFHAPTPKVDVYNVLQVADLFIVTLKDSPLYKYGMSLNKLYDYMAMARPVVFGGKSLNNPVAETGAGIVVPAEDSAAMADALKQLAALSVEERNEMGRKGRAFVAEIHDVKKLALTLERVCEKVTGS, from the coding sequence ATGCGAATCTGGTTCATCAATCATTATGCTCTTTCCCCCGAGAGTGCAGGCGGCACCCGCCACTATGATCAAGCGGTTCAATTGGCGGCACTTGGTCACGAGGTGACGATTATAGCCTCAAGCTTCAACCATTGGACGAAGCGAGATGAGCATTGTCGTGAAGGGGAGAGTTTTAGGTTCAGCAAGCACGGCGATGTCTCGTTTCTGTGGTTGAAGACCCCGGCTTACCGAGGAAGTGTTGGGCGATTGTTCAATATGTTAATCTTCTCCCGACGGGTGAAGTCTGGAGTCGGTAGCGAAACACTTGAGAAGCCAGATGTGATCATCGGTTCCAGTCCGCACCTGTTCGGTGCCATGGCCGCTCTTGTTCTTGCTCGTAAGCTGAGGGTCCCGTTCCTAGCGGAAATCCGTGATCTTTGGCCGCAGACTCTGCTCGATCTGGGCAATATCTCCAGTTGGCATCCGCTGGTGAAAATCATGGCACGCCAGGAGAGAATCCTTTACCGGGAAGCGGATCATATTCTCGCCCTGATGCCGGGGGCCGTATCCTATATCAACCAGGTTGGCAACATTGATGAAGAGAAAGTCACCTGGTTGCCGAACGGTGTTGCTGTCGATCAGGTGCCCTGCGATGCGGCAACAGAAAGTAAACAACTGAAAGTGATTTACGCCGGTTCCCACGGTGTCGCCAACGGACTAGATTCAGTTATTATGACCATCAGTCTACTGGAAAAAGAAGAGCTGGGGGACAGGTTCCGTTTTCTGTTCTATGGCGACGGACCGGAAAAGGAACGTTTGCAGCAGATGGCGACGGACTTAAGTCTGACATCAATCGCTTTCCATGCTCCGACCCCCAAAGTGGACGTCTATAATGTTCTTCAAGTTGCTGATCTGTTCATTGTCACGTTGAAAGATAGCCCGCTGTACAAGTATGGAATGTCGCTCAATAAACTCTACGACTATATGGCTATGGCCCGGCCGGTGGTTTTTGGCGGCAAGTCGTTGAATAATCCTGTTGCAGAAACCGGGGCAGGTATCGTCGTGCCTGCCGAGGATTCCGCTGCTATGGCTGATGCGCTCAAGCAACTGGCTGCGCTCTCAGTTGAAGAGCGTAATGAAATGGGCCGAAAAGGCAGGGCTTTTGTTGCCGAAATCCATGACGTGAAAAAGTTGGCACTAACTCTGGAACGGGTCTGTGAAAAGGTGACTGGAAGCTGA
- a CDS encoding glycosyltransferase family 4 protein, translating into MKLLHIVLNDFTNDSRVLRACKVGRDAGFKVQVFALYGDGLPKLENLQNYSLQRFPLVSKNWGRNYLILMVKYFEAFLRMIVSGLCSKPDIVHVHDLNAIMIGYVVAKFTGAKLIYDSHELWSGSSSIIKFPDCIKKPALFMQRFIARRANVNISVGGHVAKVLEEEFGVDKVHVIRNIPELAKVEKKDLFRKEFCIDADKTIILYQGAVAAGRGVETLVSAMPFVKDNGVLVFMGDGHIKQDVIAQVTEMGLCDRVFFHPAVAPAVLLGYSSSADIGVSPIEPICKSYELCLPNKLFEYIHAGLATIVSDLPEMAQLVETYELGSTFSNNDPKSLAVAINRYLDHPEVLSQAQRNSVAATKILNWENESTILEDIYRKLS; encoded by the coding sequence ATGAAACTTCTGCACATCGTATTAAATGATTTTACAAACGACTCCAGAGTCTTGCGCGCCTGTAAGGTCGGTCGTGACGCTGGCTTTAAAGTGCAGGTGTTTGCTCTTTACGGTGATGGTTTGCCCAAGCTGGAGAATCTGCAGAACTATTCTCTACAAAGGTTCCCGTTAGTCAGTAAAAACTGGGGGCGGAATTATTTAATTCTGATGGTGAAATACTTTGAAGCTTTCCTGCGTATGATCGTCAGCGGCTTGTGCTCTAAACCGGATATCGTGCATGTGCATGATCTAAATGCGATTATGATTGGTTATGTCGTGGCAAAATTCACCGGTGCTAAGCTGATTTACGATTCTCACGAGCTTTGGTCCGGGTCTTCCAGCATCATCAAGTTTCCCGATTGCATCAAAAAGCCCGCCCTTTTTATGCAGCGCTTTATCGCTCGCAGGGCGAATGTCAATATTTCTGTCGGTGGCCACGTGGCCAAGGTTTTGGAAGAGGAGTTTGGCGTCGACAAGGTGCATGTGATCAGGAATATCCCCGAACTAGCGAAGGTCGAAAAGAAGGACCTTTTCCGCAAGGAGTTCTGCATTGATGCTGACAAGACTATCATCCTCTATCAGGGGGCAGTGGCCGCCGGGCGCGGCGTTGAAACCCTGGTTTCTGCAATGCCTTTTGTCAAAGACAACGGCGTACTGGTCTTCATGGGCGATGGGCATATCAAGCAGGACGTGATTGCTCAGGTGACAGAAATGGGACTTTGTGACCGTGTGTTTTTCCACCCCGCTGTGGCCCCTGCAGTACTACTCGGTTACTCGTCGAGTGCTGATATTGGCGTGTCGCCGATTGAGCCGATCTGTAAGAGCTATGAACTCTGCCTGCCAAACAAGCTTTTCGAATATATTCATGCAGGTTTGGCGACTATCGTCAGTGATTTGCCTGAAATGGCCCAGTTGGTAGAGACCTATGAATTGGGCAGTACCTTTAGCAACAACGATCCGAAAAGTCTGGCCGTCGCCATCAATCGTTATCTGGATCATCCCGAGGTTCTGTCCCAGGCGCAACGGAACAGCGTCGCGGCAACTAAGATTTTGAACTGGGAGAATGAGTCGACCATTCTCGAAGATATTTATCGGAAACTGAGTTAG
- a CDS encoding UDP-N-acetyl glucosamine 2-epimerase: MKKIIVVVGNRPQFIKAAIVNKLWKKSGLDKKINTYFVHTGQHYDKMLSDVFFEQLGLSDPDVNLQMGSGAIVDQIGAMLPKLRHIMEEQAPDAVMVYGDTNSTIAAALVASHLHIPLFHVEAGERNYRRNLAPEEVNRIVTDELAWKCLTSTEKAYRYLMREGYNPERVRWVGDPMYDLFCWGKKQIESGSYAKPSDFGITGDYILATIHRNENTAEFRRLDEILRALDNADIDVVLPLHPRVRNILKEKNWEPSGSLKLIEPLGYFDILSMLDACSLCFTDSGGLAREAFFGGRPAIVPLPNSGWNEIVESGWCKVIPGGESDILSALENFKIPLGKPVGLFGDGEASIKIGNEILSTLEGITSEGAWHPSGMFQALPQPEDRSMFAYDYLEEFLAQSSQRWAHMSIACIADYDVESSHQLASVLLENNRTCTFFFDVDSSFYNLATEDNINSIKNIRIMKHNVGLRVKLDENSDSEIWASKIYENKVDIFEKIFSYRPDSILVEGPGGKSFLEFSGGRFTDEATETFEYPEKISTNGRNFLILFRSHLWAEEPKSDFEARQIISDAISMKARKRLNLLL; this comes from the coding sequence ATGAAAAAAATAATTGTTGTTGTTGGAAACAGACCTCAATTTATCAAAGCCGCAATTGTTAATAAACTTTGGAAAAAGAGCGGTCTTGATAAAAAGATTAATACATATTTTGTTCATACCGGGCAGCATTATGACAAAATGTTGAGTGATGTTTTTTTCGAGCAACTTGGCTTGTCAGACCCTGATGTAAATTTGCAAATGGGCTCAGGTGCGATTGTAGACCAGATTGGTGCGATGTTGCCTAAATTGAGACATATTATGGAGGAGCAGGCACCGGATGCGGTCATGGTTTATGGTGATACTAATTCAACAATAGCGGCTGCGCTGGTTGCATCTCATCTGCATATCCCATTATTTCATGTTGAGGCTGGAGAACGAAATTACAGAAGAAATCTAGCTCCAGAGGAAGTCAATCGAATAGTTACTGATGAGTTGGCCTGGAAGTGTTTAACCTCAACTGAAAAGGCTTATCGCTATCTAATGAGGGAAGGCTATAATCCTGAAAGGGTTCGATGGGTCGGTGACCCTATGTATGATTTGTTTTGCTGGGGGAAAAAACAAATTGAAAGTGGAAGTTATGCCAAGCCTAGTGACTTTGGAATTACAGGAGATTATATATTAGCAACAATTCACAGAAACGAAAATACGGCTGAATTTAGGCGACTAGATGAAATATTAAGAGCATTAGATAATGCAGATATTGATGTGGTTTTGCCTCTACATCCAAGGGTTAGGAATATATTAAAGGAGAAGAATTGGGAGCCATCTGGGAGTTTGAAGTTGATCGAGCCCCTTGGTTATTTTGACATTTTATCAATGCTTGATGCTTGTTCCCTTTGCTTTACTGATTCCGGGGGGTTGGCACGTGAAGCCTTTTTTGGCGGTCGACCGGCGATTGTCCCTCTTCCGAACTCAGGTTGGAATGAAATCGTGGAAAGTGGTTGGTGCAAAGTTATTCCTGGTGGGGAAAGCGATATTTTGAGTGCATTGGAAAATTTCAAAATACCGCTAGGTAAACCCGTGGGTCTTTTTGGTGATGGAGAGGCTTCCATTAAGATCGGCAATGAAATTCTATCCACTTTAGAGGGTATTACTTCTGAAGGCGCTTGGCATCCGTCTGGAATGTTTCAGGCTTTGCCACAGCCTGAAGACCGGTCAATGTTTGCATATGATTATTTAGAAGAGTTCTTAGCTCAATCATCCCAAAGGTGGGCACATATGTCTATTGCATGCATCGCTGATTACGATGTGGAATCTTCCCACCAGTTGGCATCTGTGCTTTTGGAAAATAATAGAACCTGCACTTTCTTTTTTGATGTTGATTCTTCTTTTTATAATTTGGCAACCGAGGACAACATAAATTCTATAAAAAATATTCGCATTATGAAACATAACGTTGGACTTAGGGTTAAGCTGGATGAAAACTCTGACAGTGAAATATGGGCGTCAAAAATATACGAAAATAAAGTTGATATTTTTGAGAAAATATTTAGCTACAGGCCAGACAGTATATTGGTAGAAGGTCCAGGTGGAAAATCATTTTTGGAATTTTCTGGTGGGCGATTCACTGATGAGGCAACAGAGACGTTTGAGTATCCAGAAAAAATCAGTACGAATGGCAGAAACTTTTTAATACTATTCAGATCTCATTTATGGGCGGAAGAACCAAAGTCAGACTTTGAAGCGCGTCAAATTATCTCTGATGCTATTTCTATGAAGGCAAGAAAGAGGCTTAATCTTCTTTTATAG
- a CDS encoding glycosyltransferase family 4 protein has protein sequence MNGSVVNDENRKLNIFCLVVNNCMNDVRVIKEANTLARQGHNVRVYARLIGDAPDENILDDVVYKRFPTFEDKDYELNDEVLSLFGDDQAFLANELTSVYSKRKNAYSARENMDLTRELILSTRQNKNKHKKIFRLFRRFFDKKYDLTNELRDLNNYKKEYVDGIKEYRERRNNNLFFFRYYQYAYDFLSLDFEISPDVIHAHDLFTLPAAIGLARRCGAKVVFDAHEIEAERAPTDDGGKKKKFILDLEKSLFPEVDEMIAVCDSSSDYHFDLFKKKQPVTIMNSPDLRGRSVDDRQKKPLDSGDIRSSCSLPNGIPLVGYVGAMGTESRGLHKVVEALTYIPNTHLAVVGPRREDHDSWLLKVAEKFSVGDRVHLLDPVPAKDVPQFVATCDVGICPFQDVSLNHRYALPNKLFEMAFAGLPMCVSDLPEMTCFVESLSLGLKMDQTDPESIAKTITRIVKDRKTYLLNDKTRKKLEDFYSWDAQEGKLLELYKSFI, from the coding sequence TTGAACGGAAGCGTTGTAAATGATGAAAATAGAAAATTAAATATTTTCTGCTTGGTAGTCAATAATTGTATGAACGATGTAAGGGTGATAAAGGAAGCAAATACTCTTGCCCGGCAGGGACATAATGTACGTGTGTATGCCAGATTGATTGGAGATGCCCCTGATGAAAATATTCTAGATGATGTTGTATATAAAAGATTTCCTACTTTCGAAGATAAAGACTATGAGTTGAATGATGAGGTTTTGTCTTTGTTTGGCGATGATCAGGCGTTTTTAGCAAATGAGCTGACATCAGTCTATTCGAAGAGAAAAAATGCTTATAGTGCAAGAGAAAATATGGATTTGACTAGAGAGTTAATTTTAAGCACACGTCAAAACAAGAACAAGCATAAAAAAATATTCAGGTTGTTTAGGCGGTTTTTCGATAAAAAATATGATCTTACAAATGAATTAAGAGATTTAAATAATTATAAGAAAGAATATGTTGATGGTATAAAAGAATATAGAGAGCGGAGAAATAATAATTTATTCTTTTTTAGATACTATCAGTATGCATATGATTTTCTATCCCTTGATTTCGAAATTTCTCCTGATGTTATACATGCACATGACTTGTTTACTCTCCCTGCTGCAATAGGCCTGGCTCGTCGCTGTGGGGCTAAGGTCGTGTTTGATGCGCATGAAATTGAAGCTGAAAGAGCTCCTACTGACGATGGGGGAAAAAAGAAAAAGTTCATATTGGATTTAGAAAAGTCATTATTTCCTGAAGTCGATGAAATGATAGCTGTATGCGACTCTTCATCAGACTATCACTTTGATCTATTTAAGAAAAAACAGCCTGTAACGATAATGAATTCTCCCGATTTGCGTGGTCGTTCGGTCGACGATAGGCAGAAGAAACCTTTGGATAGTGGAGATATCAGAAGTTCTTGTTCTCTTCCAAACGGCATTCCTCTGGTTGGTTACGTAGGCGCTATGGGGACAGAGTCACGTGGCCTTCATAAGGTTGTGGAGGCATTGACTTATATCCCTAATACTCATTTAGCAGTTGTTGGTCCTCGCCGGGAAGACCATGATAGTTGGCTTTTGAAGGTTGCTGAGAAATTTTCTGTAGGCGATAGGGTCCATCTTCTTGATCCTGTCCCAGCTAAAGATGTCCCCCAATTTGTAGCGACCTGCGATGTTGGTATCTGCCCTTTTCAGGATGTGTCTTTGAATCATCGATATGCGCTGCCAAATAAATTGTTTGAAATGGCCTTTGCTGGTTTGCCAATGTGTGTATCTGACCTTCCGGAGATGACTTGTTTTGTAGAATCTCTTAGTCTCGGATTAAAGATGGATCAGACTGATCCAGAGAGTATTGCGAAAACAATTACAAGAATTGTTAAAGATAGGAAGACCTATTTATTAAACGATAAAACTCGAAAGAAGTTAGAAGATTTCTACTCTTGGGATGCCCAAGAAGGTAAATTGTTGGAATTATATAAAAGCTTCATTTGA
- a CDS encoding ketoacyl-ACP synthase III yields MLGIKDVGVYIPETRIDNYGRKKQFSIDDNFIEQKTGIKKVAQMAADENTADICIKAYENLLERSAVNASEIEALIVVTQNPDYQIPHTSALVHGRLGLPANCACFDISLGCSGFVYALSVIQAFMVVNGFTKGLLITADPYSKVVNQEDKGTALLFGDAAAATYITTDPVFVPGLFTFGTRGEDYNNLIVKEKYLYMNGRAVFNFAAKTVPPDILTMLEKNGLSLEEIDKYLLHQGSKVIVEKIASKLGVHLSKVPFSIGDYGNSCASTIPILLQDEFADASVKNIVISGFGVGLSWASGVLKRQL; encoded by the coding sequence ATGCTAGGAATTAAAGATGTAGGCGTCTATATACCCGAAACACGGATAGACAATTATGGGAGAAAAAAACAATTTTCCATCGATGATAATTTTATTGAGCAGAAGACAGGCATAAAGAAGGTTGCGCAGATGGCGGCAGACGAAAATACTGCCGATATATGTATTAAGGCCTATGAGAATCTGTTGGAACGCAGTGCAGTAAACGCGTCTGAGATCGAAGCGTTGATAGTCGTGACGCAAAATCCTGATTATCAGATACCCCATACCTCGGCATTGGTGCATGGCCGACTTGGACTGCCTGCCAACTGTGCATGTTTTGATATCTCGTTAGGCTGCTCCGGGTTCGTTTACGCCTTGTCAGTTATTCAGGCTTTTATGGTGGTAAATGGTTTTACGAAGGGTTTACTGATAACAGCCGACCCATATTCAAAGGTTGTCAACCAGGAGGATAAGGGGACGGCGTTGTTGTTTGGCGATGCGGCTGCCGCGACTTATATCACCACTGATCCGGTTTTTGTTCCAGGTCTTTTTACTTTTGGCACAAGAGGTGAGGATTACAACAATCTTATTGTTAAAGAAAAGTATTTGTACATGAATGGCCGTGCGGTTTTTAATTTTGCGGCTAAGACTGTACCGCCGGATATCTTGACGATGTTGGAAAAAAATGGCTTGAGTTTGGAGGAGATTGATAAATATCTACTTCATCAAGGCAGTAAAGTCATCGTTGAGAAAATAGCAAGTAAATTAGGGGTGCATCTGTCCAAGGTCCCTTTTTCCATTGGTGATTATGGAAATAGTTGTGCATCGACAATACCTATTCTTTTGCAGGATGAGTTCGCGGATGCTTCTGTGAAAAATATCGTTATTAGTGGTTTTGGGGTTGGCTTGTCTTGGGCTAGTGGTGTCTTAAAAAGACAACTTTAG
- a CDS encoding glycosyltransferase family 4 protein, which translates to MSNNSDLTIFSLVSNPCTADSRVLKQAGALASAGYRVRIYARAADKVPDREVVDGIEFVRFDCFKAFRNVNTPLRAEVLDVFGPEKNKIESLLQEMSAYKNVVYDLKYKIYVRIKKHFYSRLVNLLGRNKKPSTTTNKITDKAKLKAIESRFYLRYFDYAENLMSLDFDTAPDIIHAHDLYTLPAAIALGRKFKVKVIYDAHEIETERVPPLTKEKKDFIASMEASLLTEVDRMVTVCDSAADFYYEIFKKSKPLVVMNSPEFSETIDYGEDCDVRKMAGLSDDDKVLIYTGGIGTEARGLDKVVEALAKLPDMHMVVLGPRHITYDKWLKNAAIRSKVQDRVHMLKPVPPEHVVAAIRTCDVGICPIQDATLSYRFAMPNKLFEMAFAEIPICVSDLPEMSKFVEKLGVGMIMDQTSPSSIAETVRAVLKDREKFVITQENRDVLQSEYSWPIQADKLLGLYKNIAMGG; encoded by the coding sequence ATGTCTAACAATTCTGATCTGACAATTTTTTCTCTCGTCTCAAACCCTTGCACTGCTGATTCCAGAGTGCTGAAGCAGGCTGGGGCGCTAGCTTCGGCCGGCTACAGGGTGCGTATCTATGCACGAGCGGCCGATAAGGTTCCCGACAGGGAAGTGGTCGATGGTATCGAGTTTGTCCGTTTCGACTGCTTTAAAGCGTTCAGAAATGTTAACACACCACTCAGGGCTGAGGTGCTGGACGTTTTTGGTCCTGAAAAAAACAAAATAGAATCTCTTTTGCAAGAGATGAGCGCATACAAAAATGTGGTTTACGATCTTAAGTATAAAATCTATGTACGAATAAAAAAACATTTCTATTCTCGCCTTGTCAATCTGTTGGGCAGGAATAAAAAGCCCTCAACCACAACGAACAAGATCACCGATAAAGCCAAGCTAAAAGCCATAGAGTCGAGGTTTTACTTGAGGTATTTCGACTATGCTGAAAATCTCATGTCGCTCGATTTCGATACTGCTCCAGACATAATTCATGCCCATGACCTTTATACATTGCCCGCAGCCATTGCGCTGGGGCGCAAGTTTAAGGTCAAGGTTATTTATGATGCCCATGAGATTGAAACCGAGCGTGTCCCGCCATTGACGAAAGAGAAGAAAGATTTTATTGCCTCTATGGAGGCCTCACTGCTTACAGAAGTCGATAGAATGGTTACTGTCTGCGATTCCGCGGCAGACTTCTACTATGAAATTTTCAAAAAATCTAAACCCCTCGTCGTTATGAATTCTCCTGAATTTTCAGAAACTATCGATTATGGCGAGGACTGTGATGTGCGGAAGATGGCCGGTTTGAGTGATGATGACAAAGTGCTCATCTATACTGGCGGGATAGGTACCGAAGCACGAGGCCTGGATAAGGTTGTTGAAGCTTTGGCCAAACTCCCCGATATGCATATGGTGGTGCTCGGACCACGCCATATAACCTATGACAAGTGGTTGAAAAATGCAGCGATCAGGTCAAAGGTACAGGATCGGGTGCATATGTTGAAGCCCGTACCGCCCGAACACGTTGTCGCTGCCATCAGGACATGTGATGTCGGAATATGTCCGATTCAGGACGCGACCCTCAGTTATCGGTTCGCCATGCCCAATAAGTTGTTTGAGATGGCTTTTGCTGAGATACCGATCTGTGTGTCCGACCTTCCTGAGATGTCCAAATTCGTCGAGAAACTTGGTGTCGGCATGATTATGGATCAGACCAGCCCGAGCTCTATAGCGGAGACGGTTCGTGCTGTTTTGAAGGATCGCGAGAAGTTTGTCATAACACAGGAAAATAGGGATGTGCTTCAATCCGAATACAGTTGGCCGATTCAGGCAGATAAGTTGCTGGGTTTGTATAAGAATATTGCGATGGGAGGGTAA